A part of Podarcis muralis chromosome 15, rPodMur119.hap1.1, whole genome shotgun sequence genomic DNA contains:
- the TMPRSS4 gene encoding transmembrane protease serine 4 — protein MDKDTEQPLNSRESSLTDKALTRKEAFIRIGIPVIAAILCIGILITAIFLIKIAVESYYFFCSQTYKFIPLNLQCDGSVDCAWGEDEIGCVQQMPDSTIVGVRLSRDRSSLQVRDRESGHWAWACHDDAFDLAMATAACKQMGYSSVPTFSPVAAGDKQQGQLLRQVILQSGELRWTDSERQCPSGSIISLSCSSCGHNSKSPRVVGGGPASIKTWPWQASLQHKGQHVCGGSIIDPQWVLTAAHCFRTNLVTKYWQVKGGSEIFSNATAVPVEKVFVIDVKYMFPKDEDIALVKLQTPLNLPGSVKPICLPFFDDEMVPGTPLWVTGWGSTKQDGTLSKELQEAQVELIDSRICNAPDAYHGEVTEKMLCAGRDQGRADTCQGDSGGPLVHRQGPWHIVGIVSWGHGCGSPSTPGVYTKVQAYLNWIYTILRTES, from the exons ATG GATAAGGACACTGAGCAGCCACTCAACAGCAGAG AGTCTTCACTCACGGACAAGGCTTTGACCAGGAAGGAAGCCTTCATACGCATTGGCATCCCTGTCATTGCCGCCATCCTGTGCATCGGGATTCTCATCACTGCCATCTTCCTCA TTAAGATAGCGGTGGAATCCTACTACTTCTTCTGCAGCCAAACCTACAAGTTTATCCCCCTCAACCTCCAGTGTGACGGGAGCGTGGACTGTGCCTGGGGGGAAGACGAGATCGGCTGCGTGCAACAGATGCCGGATAGCACCATCGTGGGAG TCCGTCTCTCCCGCGACAGGTCCAGCCTGCAAGTGCGCGACAGAGAGTCGGGCCACTGGGCCTGGGCTTGCCATGACGACGCCTTTGACCTCGCCATGGCCACGGCTGCCTGCAAGCAGATGGGCTACAGCag TGTCCCCACCTTTAGCCCTGTGGCGGCTGGTGATAAGCAGCAGGGGCAGCTCCTCAGACAGGTGATTCTACAGAGTGGGGAACTCCGCTGGACAGATTCAGAAAG GCAGTGCCCCTCTGGCTCCAtcatctctctctcctgctcaa GTTGTGGCCATAACTCGAAGTCACCGCGTGTTGTGGGTGGTGGTCCAGCTTCCATCAAGACATGGCCATGGCAGGCCAGCTTGCAGCACAAGGGGCAGCATGTCTGTGGAGGGAGCATCATCGACCCCCAGTGGGTTCTGACAGCAGCACACTGTTTCCG GACCAACCTGGTGACAAAGTACTGGCAGGTGAAAGGTGGCTCAGAAATCTTCTCAAATGCCACTGCTGTCCCTGTGGAGAAGGTCTTCGTCATCGACGTCAAGTACATGTTCCCCAAAGATGAGGACATTGCATTGGTCAAGCTGCAAACCCCCTTGAACCTCCCAG GGTCAGTGAAGCCCATCTGCCTGCCTTTCTTTGATGACGAAATGGTCCCAGGAACCCCCTTGTGGGTGACAGGCTGGGGATCCACCAAGCAAGATG GTACACTGTCCAAGGAGCTACAGGAGGCACAGGTGGAGTTGATTGACAGCCGCATCTGCAACGCACCTGATGCCTACCATGGGGAGGTGACCGAAAAGATGCTCTGCGCAGGCCGTGATCAGGGTAGAGCCGACACCTGCCAG GGAGACAGCGGAGGGCCACTGGTGCACAGACAGGGCCCGTGGCACATCGTGGGCATTGTCAGCTGGGGCCATGGCTGCGGAAGCCCAAGCACCCCTGGCGTCTACACCAAAGTGCAAGCCTACCTCAACTGGATCTACACCATCCTCAGG ACAGAGTCCTGA